The following proteins are encoded in a genomic region of Primulina huaijiensis isolate GDHJ02 chromosome 3, ASM1229523v2, whole genome shotgun sequence:
- the LOC140972661 gene encoding LOB domain-containing protein 12-like translates to MATASSVTFSWSECLCDPIYTASFASEKFSRLLISYDQELPVNRRTEAADSLFFEAQCRLQDPVYGCVGTVTILHQQIHDAQCQLARIQAQIAALSAQSAQQNQFHHHHQVEVTPTFNPISSPAQYDVANTNNWFNFNLL, encoded by the coding sequence atggCAACAGCAAGCTCCGTCACCTTTTCTTGGTCCGAGTGTCTTTGTGACCCTATATATACAGCAAGTTTTgcttctgaaaaattttctcgGCTTTTGATTTCTTACGACCAGGAACTTCCGGTGAATCGAAGAACGGAAGCAGCAGACTCCTTGTTCTTTGAAGCTCAATGTAGACTTCAAGATCCGGTATATGGTTGTGTGGGAACTGTCACAATTTTGCATCAACAGATACACGATGCGCAATGCCAACTAGCTAGGATTCAAGCACAAATTGCCGCACTCAGTGCTCAGTCCGCCCAACAAAATCagtttcatcatcatcatcaagtTGAAGTTACGCCAACTTTCAATCCCATTTCCTCGCCGGCGCAGTATGATGTTGCAAACACAAATAATTGGTTCAACTTTAACTTACTGTAG
- the LOC140974470 gene encoding uncharacterized protein At4g28440-like → MNRHSKRIRRSPSNRESNKYCKSIHFLNLLILISPTDLIQMAETTSALRKPVFTKVDQLRPGTNGHNLVVKVVSSNTVVQKGRPDRPQVGQVRIAECLVGDETGVIVFTARNDQVKIMNPDATVIMRNAKIDMFKGSMRLAVDKWGRLEVTEPASFTVKEDNNLSLVEYELVNVSEE, encoded by the exons ATGAATCGTCATTCAAAGCGTATTCGAAGGTCGCCTTCAAATCGCGAGTCGAATAAATACTGCAAATCcattcattttctcaatttgTTGATTCTCATTTCTCCGACAG ATTTGATTCAAATGGCTGAAACTACATCAGCTTTGAGGAAGCCAGTTTTCACCAAGGTGGATCAGCTTCGGCCTGGCACAAATGGACACAATCTTGTAGTAAAAGTTGTCAGTTCCAATACTGTTGTGCAAAAGGGCAGGCCAGATAGGCCTCAAGTTGGTCAAGTGCGAATTGCTGAATGTCTGGTGGGAGATGAAACTGGAGTGATTGTGTTTACGGCCAGAAATGATCAAG TTAAAATAATGAATCCCGATGCTACGGTAATTATGCGAAATGCAAAAATTGACATGTTCAAAGGATCAATGAGGCTGGCTGTGGATAAATGGGGACGATTAGAAGTGACTGAACCGGCAAGCTTCACTGTTAAGGAAGATAACAATCTCTCCCTTGTTGAATACGAATTGGTCAATGTTTCCGAGGAGTGA
- the LOC140972662 gene encoding uncharacterized mitochondrial protein AtMg00310-like gives MDNGRKRMHWKTWKALCKPKCLGGMGFRELESFNKALLAKQIWRIMIHPESLVARVLKARYFKHKDILEANLGNNPSFIWRSIIWSRQLIFKGVSWRVGNGKRIQTFRDKWIPSYQTPMHEQGNQEQYKFVSSLIHEGVCETPKIK, from the coding sequence ATGGATAATGGAAGGAAACGAATGCATTGGAAAACTTGGAAGGCCCTCTGCAAACCAAAATGCTTGGGAGGCATGGGTTTCCGCGAGCTAGAATCATTCAACAAAGCTCTCCTAGCAAAACAAATATGGCGAATAATGATCCATCCGGAGTCTCTGGTTGCGCGCGTCTTGAAAGCTAGATACTTCAAGCACAAAGACATTTTGGAAGCCAATTTGGGGAATAATCCATCTTTCATATGGAGATCTATTATTTGGAGTAGGCAGCTGATATTCAAGGGTGTAAGTTGGCGAGTTGGTAATGGCAAGAGGATTCAAACATTTAGGGACAAATGGATCCCTAGCTACCAAACCCCTATGCATGAACAAGGTAACCAGGAACAATACAAATTTGTTAGCTCTCTTATCCATGAGGGAGTTTGTGAGACCCCGAAAATAAAATAG